A window of the Henckelia pumila isolate YLH828 chromosome 3, ASM3356847v2, whole genome shotgun sequence genome harbors these coding sequences:
- the LOC140888016 gene encoding uncharacterized protein — MTSCRENNTNTITNSANKNHSDCGPDSENNQNNQFLAGLTALLQEQSRAQGAQIQQLLQAQTTNAGNNHPTANQNPIYKRFLELGPPEFKGETDPLIAEQWFQAMETDFEFMQITDADRLRCATYMFCNDAHVWWNGAKAALNLTTLTWNGFKDVFYGKYFTVSTQTRLARDFLEIRQGNMSIAEYVKKFERGRYFVQMISGDPAEELKHFTEGLNAFIRKDVRLSGAKYYKDAVDQAMLSEKDRNDIIRESQEKRSSYQNRDQQGNSSRKRPYQAPPQHRPYQQQRPRPQGQKQLALPAPKSAIAPTACQKCGKIHSGQCMAGTGVCFLCKKPGHYRKDCPQSKEPVRGRVFAMAHDQVDSNTTIVIVPDKSISGFSISLPSEEELSSDLIIRGCSVQMQSHELLADLIILNMSDFDVIFGMDWLSRYEATIDCKRRTVSLKTKDGEPFLFHATPKHNSSLLISVGKAWQLLNKGCAGFLASVTCDQELPRPKLEDVEVVRDLPEVFPDDIAGLPPAREVEFGIELMPGTQPVSKAPYRVFQPFLDQFVIVFIDDILIYSRNFDEHRQHLTTVLQVLKEKQLFAKFSKCEFWLEQIEFLGHLVSAKGIECEKSFLVLKKKLMTSPVLAIPEGIGRFIGRFIIYTDASKSGLGAVLMQDGSNSICFTTVEDS, encoded by the exons ATGACATCATGTAGGGAAAACAACACCAACACCATCACCAATTCCGCAAACAAAAACCATAGTGATTGCGGACCAGATAGTgagaacaatcaaaacaaccAGTTTTTGGCGGGATTAACTGCTCTTCTTCAAGAGCAAAGCCGTGCTCAGGGAGCTCAAATCCAACAGTTGCTTCAAGCCCAAACAACTAATGCTGGAAATAACCATCCTACAGCTAATCAGAACCCTATCTACAAAAGGTTCTTAGAGTTGGGACCACCTGAGTTCAAAGGAGAGACTGATCCTTTGATAGCAGAACAATGGTTCCAAGCTATGGAGACTGATTTTGAATTCATGCAGATCACGGATGCAGATAGATTGAGATGTGCTACCTATATGTTCTGCAATGACGCTCATGTTTGGTGGAATGGAGCCAAAGCAGCGTTGAACCTAACTACCCTtacttggaatggattcaaggATGTGTTCTACGGCAAATATTTCACAGTGAGCACCCAAACCCGGTTGGCCAGAGATTTTTTGGAAATCCGTCAAGGAAACATGTCGATTGCGGAGTATGTTAAGAAGTTTGAAAGGGGAAGATACTTTGTACAGATGATTTCTGGTGATCCTGCTGAAGAGTTGAAACATTTTACAGAAGGATTGAATGCCTTCATCAGAAAGGATGTTAGACTAAGTGGAGCGAAATATTACAAAGATGCGGTGGATCAGGCCATGCTATCCGAAAAGGACAGAAACGACATTATCCGAGAGTCACAGGAAAAAAGATCTAGTTATCAGAATCGGGACCAACAAGGAAATTCTAGCAGAAAGAGACCATACCAAGCCCCACCCCAACACCGACCATACCAACAGCAGCGGCCTCGACCTCAAGGGCAGAAACAATTGGCTCTACCAGCACCAAAATCGGCAATTGCACCAACAGCTTGTCAAAAATGTGGAAAAATTCACTCAGGTCAATGCATGGCAGGGACTGGAGTATGTTTCCTTTGCAAAAAGCCAGGGCACTATCGAAAAGATTGCCCTCAATCCAAAGAACCGGTAAGAGGACGAGTTTTTGCAATGGCACATGATCAAGTGGATTCAAATACAACTATAGTTATAG TACCGGATAAGTCAATATCAGGATTTAGTATATCCTTGCCTTCAGAGGAAGAATTGAGTAGTGATTTGATTATCAGAGGATGCAGTGTACAAATGCAGAGTCACGAGTTACTTGCTGATCTTATTATCCTGaatatgtctgattttgacgtgatatttgggatggattggttgtctCGATACGAGGCTACTATAGACTGTAAACGAAGAACggtttccttgaaaactaaGGATGGAGAACCTTTTCTATTCCATGCCACACCGAAACATAATTCATCTCTTTTAATTTCAGTGGGTAAGGCATGGCAACTGTTGAATAAAGGATGTGCAGGTTTCCTTGCAAGTGTCACTTGCGATCAAGAATTACCTCGGCCGAAACTTGAAGACGTCGAAGTAGTGAGAGATTTACCAGAAgtatttcctgatgatattgcaggattacctccagctaGGGAGGTAGAATTTGGAATTGAATTAATGCCTGGAACCCAACCAGTTTCCAAAGCACCATACAG aGTGTTCCAGCCTTTtttggatcagtttgtcatagtattcatagatgacatactgATTTACTCTCGTAATTTCGATGAGCATCGTCAGCATCTAACTACAGTCTTGCAGGTTCTGAAAGAAAAACAATTGTTtgctaagttcagtaagtgtgaattttggctggaacAGATTGAATTTTTGGGTCACCTAGTTTCggctaagggaatagag TGTGAGAAAAGCTTTTTAGTGTTGAAGAAAAAGTTGATGACATCACCAGTACTAGCCATACCAGAAGGCATAGGTCGATTCATAGGTCGATTCATAATTTATACAGATGCTTCCAAGAGTGGATTAGGGGCTGTCCTGATGCAAGATGGAAGTAATAGCATATGCTtcacgacagttgaagattcatga